In the Leishmania mexicana MHOM/GT/2001/U1103 complete genome, chromosome 31 genome, one interval contains:
- a CDS encoding putative ubiquitin carrier protein 4: protein MSGAGNLRSNRRREMDYMRLCNSARKVYPSDTVAEFWVEFKGPEGTPYEDGTWMLHVQLPSDYPFKSPSIGFCNRILHPNVDERSGSVCLDVINQTWTPMYQLENIFDVFLPQLLRYPNPSDPLNAQAAHLLHADRVGFDALLREHVSTHATPEKALESIPEAYRPQVNTNEEEPEEANAKDTASDGPVNAGHSKGLTDSSVTPTEDHRVMHDDMAIDGDEDVAAEYEPEEIDL from the coding sequence ATGAGCGGCGCAGGCAACCTCCGCAGCAACCGCCGTCGGGAGATGGACTACATGCGGTTGTGCAACTCAGCGCGCAAGGTGTACCCGTCCGACACAGTGGCCGAGTTCTGGGTCGAGTTCAAAGGGCCGGAGGGCACGCCGTATGAGGATGGCACCTGGATGCTGCACGTCCAGCTGCCATCCGATTACCCGTTCAAGTCACCGTCTATCGGCTTCTGTAACCGCATCCTGCACCCGAACGTCGACGAGCGTAGCGGCAGCGTCTGCCTCGACGTCATCAACCAGACGTGGACCCCCATGTACCAACTGGAGAACATATTCGACGTCttcctgccgcagctgctgcgctaccCTAACCCATCAGACCCCCTGAATGCGCAGgccgcgcacctcctccacgccgaCCGCGTCGGCTTTGATGCACTGCTCCGCGAGCATGTGAGCACCCACGCCACACCAGAGAAGGCGCTCGAGTCGATTCCGGAAGCGTACAGGCCACAGGTCAACACCAATGAGGAAGAACCGGAAGAGGCCAACGCCAAGGACACGGCCTCTGACGGCCCTGTGAATGCAGGACACTCGAAGGGTTTGACGGACTCCTCAGTGACACCCACAGAGGACCACCGAGTCATGCACGACGACATGGCAATCGATGGCGACGAGGACGTAGCAGCCGAGTACGAGCCGGAGGAGATTGATCTTTGA
- a CDS encoding U6 snRNA-associated Sm-like protein LSm4p: MHQLKRLSCSHFSFLTPLVFSADLLCSCCDAHPRPIPASLHTRMQAHFQAARGALHIIFCCYRADPLSLKQTLRMSFARRPITPIEILRNCRGKEVSIELADGETVNGTVMRTDRAMNVVIKQCTRTGADGESFWKARECFVRGASVKNVRMTDSALVAAPVPSKRKAAGGKGAHAHKEKSVAGGKRPQK, translated from the coding sequence ATGCACCAATTGAAACGCCTGTCTTGCTCtcacttttcttttttgaCCCCTCTGGTCTTCTCCGCGGATCTCTTGTGCTCCTGTTGTGACGCGCACCCACGACCAATTCCCGCTtccctgcacacacgcatgcaagCACACTTCCAGGCGGCAAGAGGTGCTCTCCACATAATATTTTGTTGTTATCGAGCAGACCCTCTTTCCCTCAAACAGACGCTCAGAATGAGTTTCGCACGCCGGCCAATCACTCCCATTGAGATCTTGCGTAACTGCCGCGGCAAGGAGGTCTCCATCGAACTTGCGGACGGCGAGACTGTGAACGGCACCGTCATGCGCACGGATCGTGCCATGAACGTGGTGATCAAGCAGTGCACTCGCACGGGCGCTGACGGCGAGTCGTTTTGGAAGGCGCGTGAGTGTTTTGTCCGTGGCGCCAGCGTGAAAAATGTGCGTATGACGGACAGTGCACTTGTCGCTGCTCCGGTGCCATCGAAACGCAAGGCGGCAGGCGGCAAAGGCGCCCATGCCCACAAGGAGAAATCCGTAGCAGGTGGAAAGCGGCCGCAGAAGTAG